One stretch of Nitrospiria bacterium DNA includes these proteins:
- a CDS encoding DedA family protein — MDAWIVIWFDLVRDWGYVGIVLLMAVESSIVPIPSEVVIPPAAYWAAQGRYNFWGVILAGTAGSYIGAAAMYWSARWIGRPLVLRYGKYFFIPESKLLRAERWLARYEAGGIFFSRLLPVIRHLIGIPAGLVRMDFKMYSLMTLAGSAVWCTALGWFGAEVIGDRPELLDDPQQMMRVLADRFHWFVGLILLLTGLYIVVMRLTAKPEPAAGQSSE, encoded by the coding sequence ATGGATGCATGGATCGTGATCTGGTTCGATCTGGTGCGCGACTGGGGCTATGTTGGAATTGTTTTACTGATGGCGGTCGAGAGCTCCATCGTCCCGATTCCAAGCGAGGTGGTCATTCCTCCCGCGGCCTACTGGGCGGCGCAGGGGAGGTATAATTTTTGGGGCGTGATCCTGGCTGGAACGGCGGGCAGTTATATCGGCGCGGCCGCGATGTACTGGTCGGCCCGGTGGATCGGCCGGCCGCTCGTCCTGCGGTACGGAAAATATTTCTTCATTCCGGAATCGAAACTGCTGCGCGCGGAGCGCTGGCTGGCGCGATACGAAGCCGGCGGGATTTTTTTCTCGCGGCTCCTACCCGTCATACGGCACCTGATCGGCATCCCGGCCGGGCTCGTCCGGATGGATTTCAAGATGTACAGCCTCATGACCCTGGCCGGCTCGGCCGTCTGGTGCACGGCCTTGGGCTGGTTCGGGGCCGAGGTGATCGGCGACCGGCCCGAGCTGCTCGACGATCCGCAACAGATGATGCGCGTTTTAGCCGACCGGTTCCACTGGTTCGTGGGCCTCATCCTGCTCTTGACCGGTCTTTATATCGTCGTCATGCGCCTCACCGCAAAGCCGGAGCCGGCGGCGGGTCAGAGCTCGGAATAA
- the aroF gene encoding 3-deoxy-7-phosphoheptulonate synthase has product MLIVMRHDATSEQIDAVAEKIKELGFKPHAIPGSERTAIGITGNRGPVDADLFEILPGVAQAIPVSQPFKLVSSEVKPERTVVNVDGAVIGGESLAVMAGPCSVESEAQILACARAAQACGARFLRGGAFKPRTSPYDFQGLKEEGLKLLALAREETGLKVVTEVMSPGSVELVARYADVLQIGARNMQNFPLLEAVGEVKRPVLLKRGLSATLKELLMAAEYIASRGNYEIVLCERGIRTFETMTRNTLDLGAVIVLKQLSHLPVIVDPSHGFGLRYGVTPLARAAVAVGADGLLVEIHPEPDHALSDGPQSLTLPMFQELMRQVRLVASSIGRRI; this is encoded by the coding sequence ATCGATGCGGTGGCTGAAAAGATCAAGGAGCTGGGATTTAAGCCCCATGCCATCCCCGGCAGCGAGCGCACGGCCATCGGGATCACGGGCAATCGGGGCCCCGTGGACGCAGACCTTTTTGAGATCCTCCCGGGAGTCGCCCAGGCGATTCCGGTCAGCCAGCCGTTTAAGCTGGTGTCGTCCGAGGTGAAGCCCGAGCGCACCGTCGTGAACGTGGATGGAGCGGTCATCGGCGGCGAGTCGTTGGCCGTTATGGCCGGTCCGTGCTCGGTCGAGAGCGAGGCCCAGATTCTGGCTTGCGCCAGGGCCGCCCAGGCCTGCGGCGCGCGGTTCCTGCGGGGCGGGGCGTTCAAGCCGCGCACCAGCCCGTACGACTTCCAAGGACTCAAAGAGGAGGGGCTCAAACTTCTGGCGCTCGCGCGCGAAGAGACCGGTTTGAAGGTGGTGACCGAGGTGATGAGCCCCGGCTCGGTGGAGCTGGTGGCGCGCTACGCGGACGTGCTCCAGATCGGGGCCCGTAACATGCAGAACTTTCCACTCCTGGAAGCGGTCGGCGAAGTCAAACGACCCGTGTTGCTCAAACGGGGACTGAGCGCCACTCTCAAGGAACTCTTGATGGCCGCCGAATACATCGCGTCGCGGGGCAACTACGAGATCGTGCTGTGCGAGCGGGGCATCCGGACGTTTGAAACCATGACGCGCAACACCCTGGACCTGGGTGCGGTGATTGTCCTGAAACAGCTTTCCCACCTTCCGGTGATCGTGGATCCCTCCCACGGCTTCGGTTTGCGTTACGGGGTCACCCCCCTGGCGCGGGCGGCCGTGGCGGTGGGCGCGGACGGACTGCTCGTGGAAATCCATCCCGAACCGGATCACGCCCTTTCCGACGGCCCGCAATCGCTGACCCTCCCCATGTTTCAGGAGTTGATGAGGCAGGTCCGGCTCGTGGCCTCTTCCATCGGCCGCCGCATCTAA